From the genome of Vicia villosa cultivar HV-30 ecotype Madison, WI linkage group LG2, Vvil1.0, whole genome shotgun sequence, one region includes:
- the LOC131652962 gene encoding choline/ethanolaminephosphotransferase 1-like isoform X1 has translation MITLMGFMFLLLSATLGYVYSPHLDSPPPRWVHFAHGLLLFLYQTFDAVDGKQARRTNSSSPLGELFDHGCDALACTFEALAFGSTSMCGRSTFWWWLISAITFYLATWEHYFTNTLILPVVNGPTEGLMIIYFAHFFTAFVGAEWWAQQFGKSLPFLNWLPVLADVPTFTAILCLMITFGVIPTVAFNVINVSKVVKSRNGSVALALAMLYPFVVLVGGVLLWDYLSPSDIIANYPHLVVMGTGLTFGYLVGRMILSHLCDEPKGLKTGMCMSLMYLPLAIANALASKLNDGVPIVNERLVLLGYFVFTASLYLHFATSVIREITNALGIYCFRITRKEA, from the exons ATG ATAACGCTGATGGGCTTTATGTTCTTATTATTGTCTGCAACGCTTGGCTAT GTATACTCACCTCATTTGGACTCACCTCCTCCAAGATGGGTTCATTTTGCACATGGGCTACTTTTGTTTTTGTACCAG ACATTTGATGCTGTTGATGGGAAGCAAGCTAGACGGACAAATTCTTCAAGTCCATTGGGGGAGCTGTTTGATCATG GGTGTGATGCACTTGCTTGTACA TTTGAAGCACTGGCTTTTGGGAGCACATCCATGTGTGGAAGAAGTACTTTCTGGTGGTGGTTAATATCTGCAATTACATTTTATCTTGCAACCTGGGAGCA CTATTTCACCAATACACTTATACTGCCTGTTGTAAATGGACCTACAGAGGGTCTTATGATAATATACTTTGCTCACTTTTTCACTGCTTTCGTCG GTGCTGAGTGGTGGGCCCAGCAATTTGGAAAGTCTTTGCCTTTTTTGAATTGGTTGCCGGTTCTTGCTG ATGTCCCAACATTCACAGCTATATTGTGTTTGATGATAACTTTTGGTGTTATACCCACAGTCGCGTTCAA TGTTATTAATGTTTCTAAGGTTGTGAAGTCAAGAAATGGAAGTGTAGCTCTTGCATTGGCAATG CTTTACCCATTTGTTGTCCTTGTCGGAGGAGTGCTTTTGTG GGATTATTTGTCACCATCTGATATCATAGCCAATTATCCACATTTAGTTGTTATGGGAACAGGACTTACTTTTGGATATCTTGTG GGAAGGATGATTTTGTCTCACTTATGTGATGAGCCAAAAGGCTTGAAAACTGGAATGTGCATG TCTCTCATGTATCTCCCACTCGCGATTGCTAACGCACTTGCATCAAAGCTAAACGATGG GGTTCCTATAGTTAATGAGAGACTAGTTCTTCTTGGTTACTTTGTATTTACAG CATCACTTTACTTGCATTTCGCGACGTCTGTCATTCGTGAAATTACCAATGCACTGGGAATATATTGCTTCAG GATAACTAGGAAGGAAGCTTGA
- the LOC131647427 gene encoding uncharacterized protein LOC131647427, which translates to MIPLKTHQHHSSFFSISKPNLLHTFSLQPHFLSPPPSPPQKLPLKLKPQPSSLSFPIQRVSNIELPLFSNDEQIQDLSPKGEVYQKTLQLVECSMFAALTGLVYFLSNSLAIENYFSCFFSLPIVISSMRWGIDAGRKTLVATTILLFVLSGPVKALTYLLKHGIVGYTMGTLWRLEASWSQSIFVCTIVRSLGAVGFVLITSFLIRENILALITINIHASLTFVLVAAGVNSIPSMNFIYTLFGTLVLLNSGCFMFLLHMLYSVFLTRMGMKSSLSLPKWLERAI; encoded by the exons ATGATTCCACTGAAAACTCATCAACACCATTCTTCCTTCTTCTCCATTTCCAAACCAAATCTCCTCCACACTTTCTCTCTCCAACCGCACTTTCTTTCTCCTCCACCATCTCCCCCACAAAAGCTTCCTCTCAAACTCAAACCCCAACCTTCCTCCCTTTCATTCCCCATTCAAAGGGTTTCAAACATTGAATTACCACTTTTCAGCAACGATGAACAAATTCAGGACTTATCGCCAAAAGGAGAAGTGTATCAGAAAACACTGCAGCTGGTTGAGTGTTCCATGTTTGCTGCACTCACTGGTTTGGTCTATTTCTTGAGCAATTCTCTTGCCATTGAG AATTACTTCAGTTGTTTCTTCTCGCTGCCGATAGTGATATCCTCAATGAGATGGGGTATTGACGCTGGAAGGAAAACTCTG GTTGCAACAACTATACTTTTGTTTGTCCTATCTGGTCCAGTCAAAGCTCTAACCTATCTG CTTAAGCATGGTATAGTCGGTTACACAATGGGCACTCTATGGAG GTTGGAAGCCAGTTGGAgccagtcaatttttgtgtgcACAATC GTAAGATCACTCGGCGCAGTTGGCTTCGTCTTGATTACGTCTTTCTTGATAAGGGAAAATATACTAGCTTTG ATCACAATTAACATTCATGCTTCTCTTACATTTGTGCTCGTTGCGGCCGGTGTAAATTCTATTCCTTCAATGAACTTCATATATACCCTATTTGGAACCTTG GTATTGTTGAATAGTGGATGTTTCATGTTCTTGCTCCACATGTTGTATTCTGTTTTTCTTACTAGAATGGGAATGAAGTCTTCACTATCATTGCCAAAATGGTTAGAGAGGGCCATTTGA
- the LOC131652962 gene encoding choline/ethanolaminephosphotransferase 1-like isoform X2: MGYIGSHGVAALHRYKYSGVDHSYVAKYILQPFWTRFVHFFPLWMPPNMITLMGFMFLLLSATLGYVYSPHLDSPPPRWVHFAHGLLLFLYQTFDAVDGKQARRTNSSSPLGELFDHGCDALACTFEALAFGSTSMCGRSTFWWWLISAITFYLATWEHYFTNTLILPVVNGPTEGLMIIYFAHFFTAFVGAEWWAQQFGKSLPFLNWLPVLADVPTFTAILCLMITFGVIPTVAFNVINVSKVVKSRNGSVALALAMLYPFVVLVGGVLLWDYLSPSDIIANYPHLVVMGTGLTFGYLVGRMILSHLCDEPKGLKTGMCMSLMYLPLAIANALASKLNDGVPIVNERLVLLGYFVFTASLYLHFATSVIREITNALGIYCFRITRKEA; encoded by the exons ATGGGTTATATCGGGTCTCATGGTGTTGCAGCTCTGCATAGATACAAATATAGTGGTGTAGATCATTCCTATGTGGCAAAATATATACTACAACCCTTCTGGACTCGCTTTGTTCATTTTTTTCCCCTATGGATGCC TCCAAACATG ATAACGCTGATGGGCTTTATGTTCTTATTATTGTCTGCAACGCTTGGCTAT GTATACTCACCTCATTTGGACTCACCTCCTCCAAGATGGGTTCATTTTGCACATGGGCTACTTTTGTTTTTGTACCAG ACATTTGATGCTGTTGATGGGAAGCAAGCTAGACGGACAAATTCTTCAAGTCCATTGGGGGAGCTGTTTGATCATG GGTGTGATGCACTTGCTTGTACA TTTGAAGCACTGGCTTTTGGGAGCACATCCATGTGTGGAAGAAGTACTTTCTGGTGGTGGTTAATATCTGCAATTACATTTTATCTTGCAACCTGGGAGCA CTATTTCACCAATACACTTATACTGCCTGTTGTAAATGGACCTACAGAGGGTCTTATGATAATATACTTTGCTCACTTTTTCACTGCTTTCGTCG GTGCTGAGTGGTGGGCCCAGCAATTTGGAAAGTCTTTGCCTTTTTTGAATTGGTTGCCGGTTCTTGCTG ATGTCCCAACATTCACAGCTATATTGTGTTTGATGATAACTTTTGGTGTTATACCCACAGTCGCGTTCAA TGTTATTAATGTTTCTAAGGTTGTGAAGTCAAGAAATGGAAGTGTAGCTCTTGCATTGGCAATG CTTTACCCATTTGTTGTCCTTGTCGGAGGAGTGCTTTTGTG GGATTATTTGTCACCATCTGATATCATAGCCAATTATCCACATTTAGTTGTTATGGGAACAGGACTTACTTTTGGATATCTTGTG GGAAGGATGATTTTGTCTCACTTATGTGATGAGCCAAAAGGCTTGAAAACTGGAATGTGCATG TCTCTCATGTATCTCCCACTCGCGATTGCTAACGCACTTGCATCAAAGCTAAACGATGG GGTTCCTATAGTTAATGAGAGACTAGTTCTTCTTGGTTACTTTGTATTTACAG CATCACTTTACTTGCATTTCGCGACGTCTGTCATTCGTGAAATTACCAATGCACTGGGAATATATTGCTTCAG GATAACTAGGAAGGAAGCTTGA